A single window of Athene noctua chromosome 1, bAthNoc1.hap1.1, whole genome shotgun sequence DNA harbors:
- the LOC141958234 gene encoding uncharacterized protein LOC141958234, whose amino-acid sequence MPRGRRRSRRRRRAGTAAPLTLGTALAGRREEGRSRSPRDRGGIAETRWVLGAVAPGSRLGLPGLEALAAAAGPRGGSPPWAAPSLLQVPAAAQPAPRREGSDLPAGAPAALAVLRLQPGAEGSARAAAAAGAAPRLRTVYVNPRWLERQAALGAAAAAAAASPCAEAAAAAAASGAAGGPAAAAAAGQGEAAAAAEAAATPYVGLRRPLGYQLAKATKERIWRGEFIDLFSLLHTELAPEHGPRPGDTLDQWVSAFLVYASVLCEKHPARCGAMFKYLDTIRKLHATYGGTSWMSYDEDFRRRAAKDPTLPWGDVDLDLWMKWMAPLKSLVSRQPRAEGEAQAAPAPPPPPPAQSPEQEEKGQTS is encoded by the coding sequence ATGCCACGTGGGAGGCGGCGGAGCCGCCGTCGGCGCCGGGCCGGAACCGCGGCCCCCCTGACGCTGGGGACGGCCCTCGCCGGGCGCCGGGAGGAGGGGAGGTCGCGGAGCCCCCGGGACCGCGGCGGGATCGCCGAGACCCGATGGGTGCTCGGCGCGGTGGCGCCCGGCTCGCGGCTCGGCCTCCCGGGCCTAGaggcgctggcggcggcggccgggcctaGGGGCGGCTCCCCGCCCTGGGCGGCGCCCTCGCTGCTCCAGGTGCCGGCGGCGGCCcagccggccccgcggcgggagggcaGCGACCTGCCCGCCGGCGCGCCGGCCGCCCTGGCCGTGCTGCGCCTCCAGCCCGGAGCCGAAGGctcggcgcgggcggcggcggcggcgggggccgcgccgcgcctgCGGACCGTCTACGTGAACCCGCGCTGGCTGGAGCGGCAGGCCGcgctgggggcggcggcggcggcggcggcggccagcCCCTgcgccgaggcggcggcggcggcggcggcgagcggcgcggccgggggcccggcggcggccgcggcggcggggcagggcgaggcggcggcggcggcagaggCGGCGGCCACCCCCTACGTGGGGCTGCGGCGGCCGCTGGGCTACCAGCTGGCCAAGGCCACCAAGGAGCGGATCTGGCGGGGGGAGTTCATTGACCTCTTTTCCTTGCTCCACACAGAGCTGGCCCCCGAGCACGGCCCGCGCCCGGGGGACACGCTGGACCAGTGGGTCTCGGCCTTCCTGGTGTACGCCAGCGTGCTGTGCGAGAAGCACCCGGCGCGCTGCGGGGCCATGTTCAAGTACCTGGACACCATCCGCAAGCTGCATGCCACTTACGGGGGCACCTCGTGGATGAGCTACGACGAGGACTTCCGGCGGCGGGCGGCCAAAGACCCCACCCTGCCCTGGGGCGACGTCGACCTCGACCTCTGGATGAAGTGGATGGCGCCCCTCAAGTCCCTCGTCAGCCGGCAGCCGCGTGCTGAGGGCGAGGCGCAGGCCGCGCCGGCCCCACCACCCCCGCCGCCGGCCCAGAGCCCTGAGCAGGAGGAGAAAGGCCAG